A portion of the Bulleidia sp. zg-1006 genome contains these proteins:
- the tsaE gene encoding tRNA (adenosine(37)-N6)-threonylcarbamoyltransferase complex ATPase subunit type 1 TsaE: MKTYTYTSHSMKETFSLGEKIGKHAFEGFLLLLDGDLGAGKTSLTKGIGKGLEVTKTITSPTFNIQKIYKGRITLNHIDAYRLEGIVQDLGFDEYFNEEAVTVIEWSHFMSYLLPEKYLNCTITIQADDSRVYHFEANGKPYEDFLEVLK; encoded by the coding sequence ATGAAAACATATACATATACAAGCCATTCCATGAAAGAAACATTTTCTCTAGGAGAAAAGATTGGAAAACACGCTTTTGAAGGTTTCCTTCTTTTATTAGATGGCGATTTAGGTGCTGGTAAAACTTCTCTAACAAAGGGAATTGGAAAAGGACTGGAAGTAACGAAAACAATCACTTCTCCTACTTTTAATATCCAAAAAATTTACAAAGGAAGAATTACCTTAAATCACATAGATGCTTATCGTTTAGAAGGTATTGTTCAAGATCTCGGTTTTGACGAATACTTTAATGAAGAAGCAGTTACGGTGATTGAGTGGAGTCATTTTATGTCCTATTTATTACCCGAGAAATATTTGAATTGTACCATAACCATTCAAGCGGATGATTCACGTGTGTATCATTTTGAAGCAAATGGAAAACCATATGAGGATTTTTTGGAGGTGCTAAAATGA
- the asnS gene encoding asparagine--tRNA ligase, which yields MSSEMSIRDIYRLTKSEVELEKDQVEYVQLQGWIRTNRAGKNVSFISLNDGTYFNNAQIVYDADTLSNYEEVSKYLTGTAISVIGKLVLTPEAKQPFEVQAKEISLEGVADNTYPLQKKRHSLEYLRETSHLRPRTNTLSAVFRVRSVLAMAIHTFFQEQGFVYVNTPIITGADAEGAGETFTVTTQTDDHYEEDFFGKHASLTVSGQLQAEAFALAFRDVYTFGPTFRAEESNTTIHAAEFWMIEPEMAFADLAYDMDVIEDMIKFCIDYVLEMCPEEMNFFNERIDTSLLERLNHVRNSDFRRMSYTEAIEILKKADVKFENNKIEWGMDLNTEHERYLTDQVVKGPVFLTDYPKEIKAFYMRENEDGKTVAAADLLVPSVGELVGGSQREERLEILEKKMKELGMNLDGYQWYLDLRRYGGCEHAGFGLGFERFVMYVTGMKNIRDVIPFARTPKNLDF from the coding sequence ATGTCAAGTGAAATGAGTATTCGCGATATTTATCGCCTAACAAAATCAGAAGTTGAATTGGAAAAAGATCAAGTTGAATATGTTCAACTACAAGGTTGGATTCGTACAAACCGTGCAGGAAAGAATGTATCGTTCATTTCTTTAAATGATGGAACTTATTTTAATAATGCGCAGATTGTGTATGATGCGGATACTTTGAGTAACTATGAAGAGGTTTCTAAATATTTAACAGGTACAGCTATCTCTGTGATTGGAAAGCTGGTTTTAACACCAGAAGCGAAACAACCTTTTGAGGTACAAGCAAAAGAAATTAGTTTAGAAGGTGTAGCGGATAACACGTATCCTCTACAAAAGAAGCGTCATAGCTTAGAATACTTAAGAGAAACATCTCATTTAAGACCAAGAACGAACACTCTTTCAGCTGTTTTTAGAGTACGCTCAGTTTTAGCGATGGCTATTCATACCTTTTTTCAAGAACAGGGCTTTGTGTATGTAAACACACCAATTATTACCGGCGCTGATGCAGAGGGAGCTGGTGAAACATTTACAGTTACAACCCAAACCGATGACCATTACGAAGAAGATTTCTTTGGTAAGCATGCTAGTTTAACTGTATCTGGTCAACTACAAGCCGAAGCTTTTGCATTGGCTTTTAGAGATGTGTACACGTTTGGACCAACCTTTAGAGCAGAAGAAAGTAATACCACCATTCATGCGGCTGAATTTTGGATGATTGAGCCGGAAATGGCTTTTGCGGATTTGGCATATGATATGGATGTTATTGAAGATATGATTAAATTCTGTATCGATTATGTGCTGGAAATGTGCCCGGAAGAAATGAATTTCTTTAATGAACGCATTGATACAAGCCTATTAGAACGTCTAAATCATGTTCGTAATTCTGATTTTAGGAGAATGTCATATACAGAAGCAATTGAAATCTTAAAGAAAGCTGATGTAAAATTTGAGAACAATAAGATTGAGTGGGGTATGGATTTAAATACCGAACATGAACGGTACTTAACCGATCAAGTAGTGAAGGGTCCTGTCTTTTTAACGGATTATCCAAAAGAAATTAAGGCTTTCTATATGCGTGAAAACGAAGATGGAAAGACGGTTGCGGCAGCTGATTTATTGGTGCCATCCGTCGGTGAATTGGTTGGTGGGTCGCAACGTGAAGAACGCTTGGAAATCTTAGAAAAGAAGATGAAAGAATTGGGCATGAACTTGGATGGCTACCAATGGTATTTAGATTTACGCCGTTATGGTGGTTGTGAACATGCCGGATTTGGTTTAGGCTTTGAGAGATTTGTGATGTATGTGACGGGAATGAAGAACATTCGTGATGTGATTCCTTTTGCCCGCACACCAAAGAATTTAGATTTCTAG
- the tsaB gene encoding tRNA (adenosine(37)-N6)-threonylcarbamoyltransferase complex dimerization subunit type 1 TsaB: MITLCLDTSMQYLVLGLMNDQQILAKIQKEIPKRQSEEIFVELNRLLEMAQLDVDDIEALVVTNGPGSYTGVRIALTIAKVFASLKKLPFYTISSLQLLAGKESGQVILDARGKRVYTAVYDHGNPMTEETIQFIEDLNLKANFIGDLQLIGQERSNLDLVQHFFDLKDKWVLQEDVDYVKPNYLKANGAYLVK, from the coding sequence ATGATTACACTATGTTTAGATACAAGTATGCAATATCTAGTACTAGGTCTAATGAATGATCAACAAATTCTGGCGAAAATTCAAAAAGAAATTCCCAAAAGACAATCAGAAGAAATCTTTGTTGAGCTTAATCGTTTGTTGGAAATGGCTCAATTAGATGTGGATGACATTGAGGCTCTTGTTGTCACAAATGGTCCAGGATCGTACACGGGTGTTCGTATTGCTTTAACAATCGCAAAAGTGTTTGCGAGCTTGAAAAAGCTTCCTTTCTATACCATCAGTTCCTTGCAATTGTTAGCAGGAAAGGAAAGTGGTCAAGTGATATTAGATGCGCGAGGGAAGCGTGTTTATACAGCTGTATATGACCATGGTAATCCTATGACAGAGGAAACTATTCAATTTATAGAAGATTTGAATTTAAAGGCAAACTTCATTGGTGATTTACAGCTCATAGGTCAGGAAAGGTCTAACTTGGATTTGGTGCAACACTTCTTTGATTTGAAAGATAAGTGGGTGTTACAGGAAGATGTAGATTACGTAAAGCCAAACTATCTAAAGGCGAATGGGGCTTATTTGGTTAAATGA
- the rimI gene encoding ribosomal protein S18-alanine N-acetyltransferase: protein MMIHSVTNKDLSRITAIDQGAFKNGFWSKENYENEFENNPYANLYVYKKGEILGFIDFWISFEIGDITRIAVDPNYQRKGIAKELLEFALMQMKKENCEYCQLEVRSSNQAAISLYEKFGFEKINIRSHYYENQEDALVMNKVL from the coding sequence ATGATGATTCATTCGGTTACTAATAAAGACTTATCACGCATTACCGCGATTGATCAAGGCGCCTTCAAAAATGGATTTTGGTCAAAAGAAAACTATGAAAATGAATTCGAAAATAATCCATACGCAAATCTTTATGTGTATAAAAAAGGAGAAATTCTTGGCTTTATTGATTTCTGGATTAGCTTTGAAATAGGGGATATAACACGCATTGCGGTTGATCCAAATTATCAAAGAAAAGGTATTGCTAAGGAATTATTAGAGTTTGCTTTAATGCAAATGAAAAAAGAAAATTGTGAATATTGTCAATTGGAAGTTCGCTCCAGCAATCAAGCTGCGATTTCTCTGTATGAAAAATTTGGTTTTGAAAAAATCAATATTCGTAGTCATTATTATGAAAATCAAGAAGATGCTTTAGTTATGAACAAAGTGCTTTAG
- the tsaD gene encoding tRNA (adenosine(37)-N6)-threonylcarbamoyltransferase complex transferase subunit TsaD encodes MAKILAIESSCDETACAIIEDGHVVLSNVVSTQIDTHKQFGGVVPEVASRLHVEKISIVIKEALEKAGMSVQDVDAIAYTKGPGLIGSLHVGVQAAKTLALMYKKPMLPTNHMAGHIYANAFVKELKFPLLALVISGGHSQLVWMKEEYSFEIIGDTLDDAVGEAYDKVSRVLGTGYPGGPVIDKLAKQGKEHYFLKTPKTDGTYDFSFSGLKSSVLQLIQREEKLGNPLVKEDVAFAFQEVAIHSLVDKTVAAIRDKKPAMLVLAGGVSANSRLREVMAEKMQAFPETDLILPPLSVCMDNAAMIGAAAWVAWQRQEFGTWEDSADSSMELSV; translated from the coding sequence ATGGCAAAAATATTAGCCATTGAAAGTAGCTGTGATGAAACAGCTTGTGCCATTATTGAAGATGGTCATGTGGTATTGAGTAATGTGGTTTCAACTCAAATTGATACTCATAAGCAATTTGGTGGGGTAGTACCTGAAGTCGCTTCCCGTCTTCATGTTGAAAAAATATCCATTGTTATTAAAGAGGCTTTAGAAAAAGCCGGTATGTCTGTTCAAGATGTGGATGCGATTGCCTATACCAAAGGACCTGGTTTAATCGGTTCTTTGCATGTCGGGGTTCAAGCGGCTAAAACACTGGCTTTGATGTATAAAAAACCGATGTTACCGACGAATCACATGGCAGGACACATCTATGCGAATGCCTTTGTGAAAGAGCTGAAATTTCCATTATTAGCTTTGGTAATTTCAGGTGGTCATAGTCAATTGGTTTGGATGAAGGAAGAGTATTCCTTTGAAATTATTGGTGATACCTTAGATGATGCAGTTGGTGAAGCTTATGATAAGGTTTCTCGTGTATTAGGAACGGGTTATCCGGGTGGACCGGTTATTGATAAGCTAGCGAAACAGGGTAAGGAACATTATTTCTTAAAAACCCCAAAAACGGATGGCACTTATGATTTTAGCTTCTCGGGTTTGAAGTCTTCTGTTCTTCAGTTGATTCAAAGGGAGGAAAAGCTCGGTAATCCTTTGGTAAAAGAAGATGTTGCGTTTGCGTTTCAAGAAGTAGCGATTCATTCCTTAGTGGATAAGACAGTCGCCGCTATACGAGATAAAAAGCCGGCGATGCTCGTTTTGGCAGGTGGTGTTTCCGCTAATTCGCGTTTAAGAGAAGTGATGGCGGAAAAGATGCAAGCTTTCCCAGAAACAGACTTGATACTACCACCGTTATCGGTATGTATGGACAATGCGGCAATGATTGGCGCAGCGGCTTGGGTTGCTTGGCAGCGACAAGAATTTGGCACATGGGAAGATTCAGCGGATTCAAGCATGGAATTGTCTGTTTAG
- the rpoC gene encoding DNA-directed RNA polymerase subunit beta', whose product MNINNFSAIKIGLASPEKILKWSYGEVKKPETINYRSQKPEKEGLFAEQIFGPTKDWECACGKYKKVRYQGVVCDRCGVEVTKSSVRRERMGHIELAAPVTHIWYLRGTPSRLALILNLPPKQLEEIIYFVSWVVTDPGDLSDKQNGVKYKQVISEREYRTLVARHGVGSFVAQTGAEAVKALLEQVDLEADYTAIKAELEGAKGEKRKQLIKRLETVEAFRNSDNKPEWMVLSVLPVIPPDLRPMLQLDGGRFASSDLNDLYRRVITRNNRLKKLLELGTPAIIVQNEKRMLQEAVDALIDNGRRGKPVNGASNRALKSLSNSLKGKQGRFRQNLLGKRVDFSGRSVIAIGPYLKMWQCGLPREMAINLYKPFVINELVNQQIATNPKTAEKLIVRQDHRVWDIVEQVITQHPVFLNRAPTLHRLGIQAFFPRLVEGRAIRVHPLVCPAFNADFDGDQMAVHLPLSDMARAETEVLMLGSNNILGPKDGKPIVTPGQDLVLGNFYLNMEETADEFYKKADALEAIGEKVEADRWRRYGDNEGHVFKDVDEVLMAYQTGVVHLHSRIAIPAAKAGKTCFSAQQMDSYLMTTVGKIIFNQVFPAEFPYLNVVNGENLKATSDEFFLAKGSNIKKEIAERKVTPEFKKKELGSLIAAVFDRYNTNGTSDILDGLKDMGYLYSTLAGMTVALSDIKVAPRKDELVAEGREKADVLNALRDRGLLTAQEWERAFSELWANVKESVGDSLMASLPRMNPINMMAVSGARGNKNHFTQLAGMRGLMARPTQSKSRKEYQPSIIEVPIYSSFREGMSVSEFFISTHGVRKGLTDTALKTAESGYLTRRLVDVAQEVIINEDDCGTDSGYLVSDIIDQRNNSIIENFYDRIVGRYTQQTIVHPETGEVLVDEDTFITEELAQKVLAAGVKEAYIRNVFTCKSGNGICRKCYGQNMATGRLVEEGEAVGIMAAQAIGEPGTQLTMRNFHTGGVATQSGDITQGLPRVEELFEARTPKGVAVISKIDGEITEIRENDTHTGQIVTVTNETESIEHKCDLTQVVRQWMKPGTKVHAGEKLTEGQIAPKELLAVAGVRAVQEYILKEVKRVYSTQSIDISDKHLEVMIKQMLKKVIILEGNDSGLSAGQTLSLHRVDELNEVLLDEGKTPAKYGPVLLGISKSAVETDSFLSSASFQETTKVLTEAAVRGKVDKLQGLKENVIIGKLIPAGTGRNFDRETTRRIEERAAELKAIREEKARKLAEESEQRLPDDILSGLDFRAKDYFQD is encoded by the coding sequence ATGAATATTAACAATTTTTCTGCGATTAAAATCGGTCTAGCCTCACCAGAAAAGATTCTTAAATGGTCTTATGGCGAAGTTAAAAAGCCTGAAACCATTAACTACCGTTCGCAAAAACCAGAAAAAGAAGGGCTATTTGCGGAACAAATTTTTGGTCCTACAAAAGACTGGGAATGTGCTTGTGGTAAGTACAAGAAAGTACGTTACCAAGGTGTTGTTTGTGATCGCTGTGGAGTTGAAGTAACCAAGAGTTCAGTGCGTCGTGAACGCATGGGTCATATTGAATTAGCGGCTCCTGTAACACATATTTGGTACTTAAGAGGAACTCCGTCTCGTTTAGCTCTCATCTTAAATTTACCGCCAAAACAATTGGAAGAAATCATTTATTTCGTTTCTTGGGTGGTTACCGATCCGGGTGATTTAAGTGATAAACAAAATGGTGTTAAGTACAAACAAGTTATCTCGGAAAGAGAATACCGTACTTTAGTGGCTCGACATGGTGTGGGTAGTTTCGTTGCCCAAACTGGAGCTGAAGCGGTAAAGGCTCTTTTAGAACAAGTGGACTTGGAAGCGGATTACACAGCTATTAAGGCGGAATTAGAAGGTGCTAAGGGTGAAAAGCGTAAGCAATTAATCAAACGTTTGGAAACGGTTGAAGCTTTCCGTAACTCTGATAATAAGCCGGAATGGATGGTGTTATCTGTATTACCAGTCATCCCACCTGATTTAAGACCAATGCTTCAATTAGATGGTGGTCGTTTCGCTTCCTCTGATTTAAATGATTTGTACCGTCGTGTTATCACACGTAACAATCGTTTGAAGAAACTATTGGAATTAGGCACACCGGCTATCATTGTTCAAAATGAAAAGCGTATGTTACAAGAAGCGGTAGATGCCTTGATTGATAATGGGCGCCGTGGGAAACCGGTTAATGGTGCTTCTAACCGTGCTCTGAAGTCATTATCCAACTCTCTAAAGGGTAAACAAGGACGTTTTCGTCAAAACTTGTTAGGAAAACGTGTTGACTTCTCTGGTCGTTCAGTTATTGCGATTGGTCCTTACTTAAAGATGTGGCAATGTGGTCTACCTAGAGAAATGGCAATCAATTTATATAAGCCTTTTGTTATTAATGAATTGGTGAACCAACAAATCGCGACCAATCCTAAGACGGCTGAAAAATTAATTGTTCGTCAAGACCATCGTGTTTGGGATATTGTGGAGCAAGTGATTACCCAGCATCCGGTTTTCCTAAACCGTGCGCCTACTTTACACCGCTTGGGTATACAAGCTTTCTTCCCTCGTTTAGTGGAAGGTCGTGCTATTCGTGTGCATCCATTGGTGTGTCCTGCATTTAACGCTGACTTTGATGGTGACCAGATGGCGGTTCACTTACCATTAAGTGATATGGCTCGTGCCGAAACAGAAGTCTTAATGCTTGGTTCAAACAACATCTTAGGTCCAAAGGATGGTAAACCTATCGTTACACCCGGGCAGGACTTAGTGTTGGGTAACTTCTATTTGAATATGGAAGAAACAGCGGATGAATTCTACAAGAAGGCAGATGCTTTAGAAGCAATTGGTGAAAAAGTAGAAGCGGATCGTTGGCGAAGATATGGGGATAACGAAGGTCATGTTTTCAAAGATGTTGATGAAGTCTTAATGGCTTATCAAACCGGTGTCGTTCATTTGCATAGTCGTATCGCGATTCCCGCCGCTAAAGCTGGTAAGACCTGCTTTAGTGCGCAACAAATGGATTCTTACTTGATGACAACGGTTGGTAAGATTATCTTCAACCAAGTATTCCCGGCCGAATTCCCGTACTTAAATGTTGTTAATGGAGAAAACTTGAAGGCAACTTCGGATGAATTCTTCTTAGCGAAGGGTTCCAATATTAAGAAAGAAATTGCGGAACGTAAAGTCACACCGGAATTTAAGAAGAAGGAATTAGGAAGTTTAATTGCGGCAGTATTCGATCGTTATAACACTAATGGTACTTCTGATATCTTAGATGGTTTGAAGGATATGGGTTATTTATACTCCACTCTAGCCGGCATGACCGTTGCTTTAAGTGACATTAAAGTAGCTCCTAGGAAAGATGAATTGGTAGCTGAGGGTCGTGAAAAAGCAGACGTCTTAAACGCTTTAAGAGACCGTGGCTTATTAACAGCACAAGAATGGGAACGTGCTTTCTCTGAATTGTGGGCAAACGTGAAGGAAAGTGTTGGAGATTCCTTGATGGCTTCCTTACCTCGTATGAATCCTATCAACATGATGGCTGTCTCTGGTGCTCGTGGTAATAAGAACCACTTTACCCAGTTAGCTGGTATGCGTGGATTGATGGCACGTCCAACCCAATCGAAATCACGTAAAGAATACCAACCATCCATCATTGAAGTTCCAATCTATTCTTCATTCCGCGAAGGGATGTCGGTATCTGAATTCTTTATTTCCACCCATGGGGTGCGTAAAGGTCTAACCGATACAGCCTTAAAGACTGCGGAATCCGGTTACTTAACACGTCGTTTAGTCGATGTGGCGCAAGAAGTGATTATCAATGAAGATGATTGTGGAACCGATAGTGGTTACTTGGTTTCCGATATTATTGATCAGCGTAATAATTCAATTATTGAAAATTTCTATGATCGTATTGTTGGTCGCTATACCCAACAAACGATTGTTCACCCTGAGACAGGTGAAGTCTTAGTGGATGAAGATACTTTCATCACAGAAGAATTAGCACAAAAGGTGCTTGCGGCCGGTGTTAAGGAAGCTTATATTCGTAATGTGTTTACTTGTAAGTCGGGCAATGGCATTTGTCGTAAATGTTATGGTCAAAATATGGCAACGGGTCGCCTTGTTGAAGAAGGTGAAGCGGTTGGTATTATGGCTGCCCAAGCAATTGGTGAACCTGGTACACAGTTGACCATGCGTAACTTCCATACTGGTGGAGTTGCAACGCAATCCGGCGATATTACACAAGGTCTTCCTCGTGTTGAAGAATTGTTTGAAGCTCGTACACCAAAGGGTGTTGCTGTTATTTCGAAGATTGACGGCGAAATTACAGAAATCCGTGAAAATGATACGCATACAGGACAAATCGTTACCGTCACAAATGAAACTGAATCGATTGAGCATAAGTGTGACTTGACACAAGTTGTTCGCCAATGGATGAAACCGGGAACGAAAGTACATGCCGGTGAAAAATTAACCGAAGGACAAATTGCACCTAAGGAATTGTTAGCAGTAGCCGGTGTGCGTGCCGTTCAAGAATATATTTTGAAAGAAGTGAAGCGTGTTTATTCGACACAAAGTATTGATATTTCTGATAAGCACTTAGAAGTTATGATTAAGCAAATGCTTAAGAAGGTCATTATCCTTGAAGGTAATGATTCTGGCTTAAGTGCCGGTCAAACATTATCTCTACACCGTGTGGATGAACTAAATGAAGTATTATTGGACGAAGGTAAGACACCGGCAAAGTATGGTCCTGTTTTATTAGGTATTTCGAAGTCAGCTGTTGAAACAGATTCGTTCTTATCCTCCGCTTCTTTCCAAGAAACAACGAAAGTATTAACGGAAGCCGCTGTTCGTGGCAAGGTTGATAAATTACAAGGTTTGAAGGAAAACGTGATTATTGGTAAGCTAATTCCTGCCGGTACAGGTAGAAACTTTGATCGTGAAACAACACGTCGTATCGAAGAAAGAGCGGCTGAATTGAAAGCCATTCGCGAAGAGAAGGCTCGCAAGTTGGCGGAAGAATCCGAGCAACGTTTACCGGATGATATTTTGTCAGGACTTGATTTTAGGGCGAAGGATTATTTCCAAGATTAA
- a CDS encoding redox-sensing transcriptional repressor Rex yields MNDKNEKNVPRATLQRYPLYLKALRKLQEDGTTRIMSRELAELVSIEPTTIRRDFSFIGNLGKQGYGYDVERLIEIFSEELGVNFDEKIILIGAGNLGRALLNYNHWNHVVGTIVCAFDLAPSADEIGGIPVYPLSELNRYMPKGTRIAILTISQDVQATVNLLIKAGIEGFVSFAMDHFSVPSHVSVRHIDVVSKIQELVFETNEKQQNKGV; encoded by the coding sequence ATGAATGATAAGAATGAAAAGAATGTTCCACGCGCAACTTTACAACGTTATCCTTTATATCTAAAAGCTTTGCGTAAACTTCAAGAAGATGGAACCACACGTATTATGTCCCGTGAATTAGCGGAATTGGTTTCAATTGAGCCAACAACAATTCGTCGTGATTTCAGCTTTATTGGTAACCTTGGAAAACAAGGATATGGTTATGATGTTGAACGTTTAATTGAAATTTTCTCAGAAGAGTTAGGGGTTAATTTTGATGAGAAGATTATTTTAATCGGAGCCGGTAACTTAGGAAGAGCTTTATTGAACTACAATCATTGGAATCATGTGGTCGGAACCATTGTCTGTGCTTTTGATTTAGCGCCAAGTGCGGATGAAATCGGAGGTATTCCCGTATATCCATTGAGTGAGTTAAACCGTTATATGCCAAAAGGAACAAGAATTGCGATTTTGACAATTTCGCAAGATGTGCAAGCAACGGTGAATTTATTAATAAAAGCAGGGATTGAAGGTTTTGTGTCCTTTGCTATGGATCATTTTTCGGTTCCAAGTCATGTGTCTGTACGACACATTGATGTCGTTTCAAAGATTCAAGAATTAGTTTTTGAAACAAATGAAAAGCAACAAAATAAAGGAGTTTAG